In Balneolales bacterium ANBcel1, one genomic interval encodes:
- a CDS encoding phosphomannomutase/phosphoglucomutase, with product MPVDVSAFKIYDIRGIYPDQINARFMYTLGKAFATRFSPRKVVIGGDSRLSSEELRNALSDGLCDSGVDVLDLGLCGSEMVYFATGTYGLDGGLMITASHNPMEYNGCKMVVEGARPVGAENGLNDIKTLIAEEGPFHHVDGKGSSRRGACEWKDISDEFLSHVCDMLTQELDSGLKVVVNSGNGAAGPLIGRLADKLPCTLIPMFSEPDGRFPNGVPNPLLPENRQDTADAVLANKADLGVAFDGDFDRCFFFDENGRFVEGYYIVGLMAAQMLEKYPGAKIVHDPRLTWNTIETVEKLGGQPVQSKTGHTFIKELMRKEAAAYGGEMSAHHYFRDFWYCDSGILPFLLMLELMSQSGKKLSALVDEAFHRYPVSGELNYRIDGDAGKLVKQIAEKYERQGGEVTSPDGLSVTFPDWRFSLRVSNTEPLLRLNVESRGDRLLMEQKKDELEEKIRNGPE from the coding sequence ATGCCTGTCGACGTTTCAGCATTCAAGATCTATGACATCCGGGGAATCTATCCCGACCAGATCAATGCCCGCTTCATGTACACACTCGGAAAAGCCTTCGCGACCCGGTTTTCCCCGCGGAAAGTCGTCATTGGCGGTGATTCCCGCCTCTCCAGCGAAGAATTGAGAAACGCGCTTTCCGACGGCCTTTGCGATTCCGGGGTGGATGTGCTTGATCTTGGACTCTGTGGATCAGAAATGGTCTATTTCGCTACCGGAACGTATGGGCTGGATGGCGGCCTGATGATCACCGCCAGCCATAATCCCATGGAATACAACGGATGCAAAATGGTGGTAGAGGGAGCACGTCCGGTCGGAGCCGAAAATGGACTCAATGATATCAAAACTCTTATTGCCGAAGAGGGCCCGTTTCACCATGTGGACGGAAAGGGCTCGTCGCGCAGGGGCGCCTGTGAGTGGAAGGATATCTCGGATGAATTCCTCTCCCATGTTTGTGACATGCTGACACAGGAATTGGATTCAGGGCTGAAAGTGGTGGTCAATTCGGGCAACGGAGCCGCCGGCCCGCTGATCGGCCGGCTGGCCGACAAACTGCCCTGTACACTGATTCCCATGTTTTCTGAACCCGACGGCCGGTTTCCCAACGGGGTGCCGAACCCGCTTCTCCCGGAAAACCGCCAGGATACTGCCGATGCAGTGCTTGCCAATAAGGCGGATCTCGGAGTTGCCTTTGACGGCGACTTTGACCGCTGTTTCTTTTTTGACGAAAACGGCCGCTTTGTTGAGGGCTACTATATCGTCGGACTGATGGCCGCGCAGATGCTGGAAAAATACCCGGGCGCGAAGATAGTGCATGACCCCAGGCTGACCTGGAACACCATTGAAACCGTTGAGAAGCTGGGTGGACAGCCCGTTCAGAGTAAGACAGGCCATACCTTCATCAAGGAGCTTATGCGAAAGGAGGCGGCGGCTTACGGAGGTGAGATGTCCGCGCACCACTATTTCCGGGATTTCTGGTACTGCGACTCGGGTATCCTGCCGTTTCTGTTGATGCTCGAGCTGATGAGCCAGTCCGGCAAGAAGCTTTCGGCGCTGGTGGATGAAGCCTTTCACCGTTATCCGGTCAGCGGAGAGCTCAACTACCGGATCGACGGAGACGCGGGCAAGCTGGTGAAGCAAATCGCGGAGAAGTACGAACGGCAGGGAGGGGAAGTGACGTCACCCGACGGACTCAGTGTCACGTTTCCCGACTGGCGATTCAGTCTGCGGGTATCAAACACCGAGCCGCTGCTGCGGCTGAATGTGGAATCCAGAGGCGATCGCCTGCTTATGGAGCAGAAAAAAGACGAGCTCGAAGAAAAGATCCGGAACGGTCCCGAGTAG
- the ftsH gene encoding ATP-dependent zinc metalloprotease FtsH produces MSKEQKKNEYSGKRAANKPSQQVPGPSRIMVFYFLIAAILGVWILYSYYGGQFSPDQINYSTFRNQLKLENVSEVTIQGDRVEGRLRDAVIRTTADGDTISYTEFVTHIPSFGDDRLMDLLEESNVEVTTIPERDNTWLYFVFMTLPFLLILIIAITWYRRMNSQGQGMFSIGKSQAKLHKPGDGKRTTFDDVAGGDEAKRELQEIVSYLKDPSKFEKLGVKVPKGVLLYGAPGTGKTLMARAVAGEAGVPFYSITGSDFMEMLVGVGAKRVREMFKNAKEAAPAIIFIDELDSIGRRRGAGLGGGHDEREQTLNQLLSEMDGFEANESVIVMAATNRPDILDKALLRPGRFNRRVEVGLPSQEDRVKILEIHARNKPLADDVDFENVSRGTPGFTGADLENLLNEAAMMTAREDRDKISQRDIDLARDKILMGLERKGVVLDEEERRMLAYHEAGHAIVAAVLDNTDPVHKVTIIPRGQAMGVTQQLPERDQYLYRKEHLLDRLAVIMGGRAAERMIFNTATSGAENDLKQVTKLARKMVLDWGMSDMFRYTALGGQREEVFLGEQMGTQREYSDETAREADKAVNAILEEAYNRAEEVLKKHKKAFDGLAELLLEKEEVMGNEILKLVGKKPRTPKKTTVAGSIGGQNGSNNRKKNDEAAKTSETTSSDASKKSTPDSSGDDVSENLTDGTSGNNRKGTAAENKSGHSTDKKDESDTGNARSGKDTTPDDADKS; encoded by the coding sequence GTGTCCAAAGAACAGAAAAAAAACGAATATTCCGGAAAAAGAGCAGCCAACAAGCCGTCACAGCAGGTGCCCGGCCCGTCCCGAATCATGGTGTTCTACTTTTTGATCGCGGCCATCCTGGGTGTCTGGATTCTGTATTCCTATTACGGCGGACAATTTTCGCCGGATCAGATTAACTACAGCACCTTCCGAAACCAGCTCAAGCTCGAAAATGTCAGCGAGGTGACGATTCAGGGAGACCGTGTGGAGGGCCGGTTACGAGATGCCGTTATCAGGACCACAGCAGACGGTGACACCATTTCATATACTGAGTTTGTGACTCATATCCCGTCCTTTGGCGATGACCGGCTTATGGACCTTCTTGAGGAGAGTAACGTCGAGGTAACTACCATCCCCGAAAGGGATAATACCTGGCTCTATTTTGTGTTCATGACGCTGCCGTTCCTGCTGATTCTTATCATCGCGATCACCTGGTACCGCCGTATGAATTCCCAGGGGCAGGGCATGTTTTCGATTGGCAAGAGTCAGGCCAAGCTCCACAAGCCCGGTGACGGTAAAAGAACGACCTTTGATGACGTTGCCGGCGGGGATGAAGCAAAGCGGGAGCTTCAGGAGATCGTGTCCTATCTGAAAGATCCGTCAAAGTTTGAAAAACTGGGTGTGAAAGTTCCGAAGGGTGTGTTGCTTTACGGGGCACCGGGTACAGGAAAAACGCTCATGGCCAGGGCCGTAGCCGGAGAGGCCGGGGTGCCGTTTTACAGCATCACCGGATCAGACTTCATGGAAATGCTGGTCGGTGTCGGTGCAAAGCGGGTACGGGAGATGTTTAAGAATGCAAAGGAGGCCGCGCCTGCGATTATCTTTATTGACGAGCTGGACTCCATCGGCCGGCGCCGTGGCGCAGGTCTCGGTGGCGGACATGACGAACGGGAACAGACCCTGAACCAGCTGCTCTCCGAAATGGACGGATTTGAAGCCAATGAAAGTGTTATCGTGATGGCGGCTACCAACCGTCCTGATATCCTGGATAAGGCGCTGCTCCGGCCCGGACGTTTCAACAGAAGGGTGGAAGTCGGCCTGCCATCGCAGGAGGACCGGGTCAAGATCCTGGAAATTCACGCTCGCAACAAGCCGTTGGCCGATGACGTCGATTTTGAGAACGTCTCTCGGGGTACCCCCGGATTTACCGGTGCCGACCTGGAAAATCTTCTGAATGAGGCGGCCATGATGACCGCAAGGGAGGATCGGGATAAAATCAGCCAGCGTGACATCGACCTGGCGCGGGACAAGATCCTCATGGGCCTCGAACGCAAAGGAGTGGTCCTCGATGAAGAGGAGCGCAGAATGCTGGCTTACCACGAGGCCGGACACGCCATTGTTGCCGCTGTGCTCGACAATACCGATCCAGTGCACAAGGTTACGATTATTCCCAGAGGCCAGGCCATGGGAGTCACACAGCAGCTTCCCGAACGCGACCAGTATCTCTACCGCAAAGAGCATTTGCTGGACCGCCTTGCCGTTATAATGGGCGGACGGGCCGCTGAGCGGATGATTTTTAATACCGCTACCAGCGGAGCAGAAAACGATCTCAAGCAGGTGACCAAGCTGGCCCGAAAAATGGTGCTGGACTGGGGCATGAGCGATATGTTCCGCTATACCGCGCTTGGTGGTCAGCGGGAAGAGGTGTTTCTCGGAGAGCAGATGGGAACACAACGGGAATACAGCGATGAAACCGCTCGCGAAGCCGACAAGGCGGTTAATGCCATCCTTGAGGAAGCCTACAACCGCGCCGAAGAAGTTTTAAAGAAGCACAAAAAGGCTTTCGACGGACTCGCCGAGCTCCTTCTTGAGAAAGAGGAGGTGATGGGCAACGAAATTCTCAAGCTGGTCGGAAAAAAACCGAGAACCCCGAAGAAAACGACTGTTGCCGGTAGCATCGGAGGTCAGAACGGGTCAAACAATCGCAAAAAAAACGATGAGGCGGCAAAAACTTCTGAAACCACTTCTTCCGACGCCTCGAAAAAGAGCACTCCCGATTCGTCCGGTGATGATGTATCTGAAAACCTGACCGACGGTACCTCAGGCAACAACAGGAAAGGCACAGCTGCAGAGAACAAGAGCGGGCACAGCACCGATAAGAAAGATGAATCTGATACCGGCAACGCCCGGTCCGGCAAGGATACGACTCCGGATGATGCCGATAAATCCTGA
- a CDS encoding phosphoheptose isomerase, producing MIDIPADTKRPEVFSRVQGVLDDLGLRIDTYDDTRPWGGYYVIVESQADLFIRTFFPHLGMDDFRGFKKLSPKILMVAPGKRLSWQYHHRRSEIWKVIGGSAVIAISDTDEEKEADETGPGMVIEIEQGQRHRLIGTGEWGVIAEIWRHTDPKNPSDENDIVRLKDDFGRHG from the coding sequence ATGATAGACATTCCAGCCGATACAAAAAGGCCGGAGGTGTTTTCACGGGTTCAGGGGGTTCTGGACGATCTTGGGCTGCGTATCGATACCTATGACGATACCCGTCCCTGGGGCGGGTACTATGTCATCGTTGAGTCACAGGCCGACCTGTTTATTCGGACTTTTTTCCCACATCTGGGAATGGATGATTTCAGAGGGTTTAAGAAACTTAGCCCGAAGATATTGATGGTCGCTCCGGGGAAGCGGTTGTCGTGGCAGTACCACCACCGGCGATCGGAGATTTGGAAGGTGATTGGAGGCAGTGCCGTTATTGCCATAAGCGATACGGATGAGGAAAAGGAGGCAGATGAGACCGGACCCGGTATGGTCATTGAAATTGAGCAGGGGCAGAGACACCGACTGATCGGGACGGGAGAGTGGGGCGTAATCGCCGAGATCTGGCGCCACACCGATCCGAAAAACCCCTCCGACGAAAACGATATTGTTCGACTGAAAGATGATTTCGGAAGGCACGGCTGA
- a CDS encoding zinc ribbon domain-containing protein → MFGSKEKTRECPSCALEAPVDAETCPFCGYEFPQQQKGTTIMAWLFVALIVLWVITRL, encoded by the coding sequence ATGTTTGGATCAAAAGAGAAGACCAGAGAATGCCCTTCCTGTGCACTGGAAGCCCCGGTGGATGCGGAGACCTGTCCGTTTTGCGGGTATGAGTTCCCACAGCAGCAGAAGGGTACCACCATCATGGCCTGGTTGTTTGTCGCGCTGATCGTCCTCTGGGTTATCACCCGCCTGTAG
- a CDS encoding ROK family transcriptional regulator, with amino-acid sequence MLVGTNLQYANSFNNRIVLETIRLYGPLSRVDIARRTQLTAQTVTNITKKLMQADLVLEDSRCQDGRGAPSIMLKLNETAAYSIGIDFDRDHMTAVMLNLNGQICQRTNIDLLFPSPDEAIDRMCDTTNDLIEAEGVERDRVWGVGVVLPGPMASSSDKGLVNLANPEALPGWENVPVVKRLEERLGLPVVLENNASAAAMGEHWYGNAKHIRSFFYTYFGAGLGGGLVINGQLYSGHTGNAGELGYFPTPIFMDENGGYEHDHLGGFFNMPMLQKKLREAGYPINTLDELRNYFDKDNPVLLEWLDDGTRFLTPLILAIEYLIDPEVIFFGGRLPDPMLKSLLNKLEESLPPHRIDRKTTRPEFQIASAGIDAAALGVATLPLYTSFAPLPKLLMKQHRPASDTFARSYGK; translated from the coding sequence ATGTTGGTTGGCACCAATTTACAGTATGCGAATTCATTCAATAACCGCATTGTTCTGGAGACGATCCGGCTGTATGGACCCCTTTCGCGTGTTGATATCGCCAGGCGTACCCAGCTGACCGCTCAAACGGTAACCAACATCACAAAAAAACTGATGCAGGCGGATCTGGTGCTCGAGGATTCCCGGTGCCAGGACGGGCGGGGAGCACCCTCCATTATGCTGAAGTTGAATGAAACCGCCGCTTATTCCATAGGCATTGATTTTGACCGGGATCACATGACCGCGGTCATGCTCAACCTGAACGGTCAGATTTGCCAGCGCACAAATATCGACCTGCTCTTTCCATCTCCGGACGAGGCCATCGACAGAATGTGCGATACTACCAATGATCTCATTGAGGCGGAAGGAGTTGAACGGGACAGAGTGTGGGGTGTCGGAGTGGTGCTTCCCGGACCCATGGCCTCTTCCAGCGACAAAGGTCTTGTGAATCTCGCCAATCCGGAAGCCCTGCCGGGATGGGAAAACGTCCCTGTGGTGAAACGGCTGGAGGAACGGCTGGGACTACCGGTGGTACTGGAAAACAACGCTTCGGCGGCAGCCATGGGAGAACACTGGTACGGCAACGCGAAGCACATCCGGTCGTTCTTTTATACCTATTTTGGTGCCGGACTTGGCGGCGGCCTGGTCATCAACGGGCAGCTCTATTCCGGTCACACCGGCAATGCCGGGGAGCTCGGATATTTTCCCACACCCATTTTCATGGATGAAAACGGCGGGTACGAACACGACCATCTGGGCGGTTTTTTCAATATGCCCATGCTGCAGAAGAAGCTGCGTGAGGCGGGCTATCCGATCAACACACTGGATGAACTTCGGAACTATTTCGACAAGGACAACCCGGTGCTGCTGGAGTGGCTGGATGACGGCACGCGCTTTCTGACGCCGTTGATCCTCGCCATCGAATATCTGATTGACCCGGAAGTGATTTTTTTTGGCGGTCGCTTGCCGGATCCGATGCTGAAATCCCTGTTGAACAAGCTGGAAGAGTCCCTTCCGCCACATCGCATCGACCGTAAAACCACACGTCCGGAGTTTCAAATCGCATCGGCCGGCATCGACGCAGCCGCTCTGGGTGTAGCGACACTTCCCCTCTATACCTCTTTCGCCCCGCTGCCGAAGCTGTTGATGAAACAGCATCGGCCTGCATCGGATACCTTCGCTCGTTCGTACGGCAAATAA
- a CDS encoding M20 family peptidase: MLISIVKKTLLTVLLILVAVTGIVLFRAYQLSHDIPDTEQVVFNDIDLEGAVERLSAGIRFRTISTQELSFLYRAEFDGFIDFIRENYPGVHDAFEMERVSGYTLLYRWEGSDTDLPAAMFQGHYDVVPVEPGTEDDWTHPPYDGVIDGGFIWGRGAIDDKSGAFSYLEAFEYLISRGYEPTRTIYLALNHDEEIGGRQGARNVANLMLERGVEIAFLTDEGMPIAEEIMEGLNHPIAMIGVAEKGYVSVELTIRKEGGHSSMPPRETAIGALSAAINKLKENPMQGRFAGLLRETFEPVAPDLPFLYRVALSNIWLFGGMIENQLGYIPHTNAALRTTTAPTMFHAGVKENVLPQTASAVVNFRIHPDDSVQEVVDYVRETIRNEHIRIRVMEGAREPSPISSSQSEPYLALKHTIHEIFPNVPVAPSMFLAATDSRHFVEVTDNLLRFRPIRARPDDRSRIHGTDERVAIQNFGEMIAFYIRLIQNTTESNSFATGG; encoded by the coding sequence ATGCTGATCTCAATTGTGAAAAAGACGCTGCTGACAGTACTGCTGATCCTGGTCGCTGTAACCGGAATTGTACTTTTCCGCGCTTATCAGCTGAGCCATGATATTCCGGATACCGAGCAGGTGGTTTTCAACGACATCGATCTGGAGGGAGCCGTGGAAAGGCTTTCGGCCGGAATCCGGTTCCGGACGATATCCACCCAGGAACTCTCTTTTTTGTATCGGGCCGAGTTTGACGGTTTTATTGATTTCATCCGCGAGAACTACCCCGGTGTGCATGATGCTTTCGAGATGGAGCGGGTCAGCGGCTACACCCTGCTATACCGCTGGGAGGGCAGCGACACCGATCTGCCGGCCGCCATGTTCCAGGGGCATTACGATGTTGTGCCCGTTGAGCCCGGTACCGAAGACGACTGGACGCATCCGCCCTACGATGGTGTTATCGACGGTGGATTTATCTGGGGACGAGGAGCTATCGACGATAAAAGCGGAGCGTTTTCCTACCTCGAGGCATTTGAATATCTCATTTCCAGAGGATATGAACCGACCCGTACCATCTATCTCGCGCTGAACCACGACGAAGAGATCGGCGGTCGCCAGGGTGCGCGGAACGTGGCTAACCTGATGCTGGAGCGTGGTGTGGAGATCGCTTTTTTAACCGATGAGGGAATGCCGATCGCCGAAGAGATTATGGAGGGGCTGAATCATCCGATTGCCATGATCGGAGTGGCTGAGAAAGGATATGTCAGTGTGGAACTGACTATCCGCAAGGAAGGCGGACACTCTTCGATGCCGCCCAGGGAAACGGCTATAGGAGCGTTGAGCGCCGCCATCAACAAACTCAAGGAGAATCCGATGCAAGGGCGCTTTGCGGGTTTGCTCAGGGAGACGTTTGAGCCGGTAGCCCCCGACCTTCCCTTTCTGTACCGCGTTGCCCTGTCCAATATCTGGCTTTTTGGCGGGATGATTGAGAACCAGCTGGGATACATCCCGCATACCAATGCGGCACTCAGAACGACCACCGCGCCGACCATGTTCCATGCCGGGGTAAAGGAAAATGTATTGCCACAAACCGCGAGCGCCGTCGTCAATTTCCGGATCCATCCCGACGACAGTGTACAGGAGGTGGTTGACTATGTGCGGGAAACCATAAGAAATGAACATATCCGGATTCGGGTTATGGAAGGGGCCAGGGAACCTTCCCCCATCTCCTCATCGCAGAGCGAACCCTATCTGGCTCTCAAACACACCATCCATGAGATATTTCCCAATGTTCCGGTAGCGCCCTCCATGTTTCTTGCCGCCACCGATTCCCGCCATTTCGTCGAGGTCACAGACAACCTGTTGCGGTTTCGGCCCATCAGGGCGCGGCCCGACGACCGCAGCAGGATCCACGGAACCGACGAGCGTGTCGCCATTCAGAATTTCGGGGAGATGATCGCCTTCTACATCCGCCTGATTCAAAATACCACCGAGAGCAACTCCTTTGCTACAGGCGGGTGA
- a CDS encoding MFS transporter — MDPKTHKLSLKEKVGYGFGDAACSMYWKIFTMYLVYFYTDIFGITAAAAGTLLLVTRIWDTANDPIMGVIADRTSTKYGKFRPYLLWFAIPFAVIGVLTFTTPDFGYTGKLVYAYITYLFMMMAYTVVNVPYGALLGVMSPNPKERTKLGSYRFLFAFAGSLLVLAIVEPLAIFFSGLSTGAGAEAFGWQMAMVVIGVLFVIFVYISFFTTKERVLPLKSQQTNLKLDLKDLIANNQWWLLVGAGIFTLIFNAVRDGTIIYYFRYYVETEGVINIAWLDMAYPFSSFFMVIGQAANLFGVLFAVTFAGWIGKRRAYMASMAIAAVASIFFFFLGSNQIWLMFALQIIISFNAGLILPLLISMYADAADYNEWKQGRRATGLIFSSYTTSQKFGWTLGSAMLGYMLAVFGYQAGVAQTDTALMGIRTLMSWIPAAGALVSALFIFFYRLDETRMAEITTELENRREEKGVEP, encoded by the coding sequence ATGGATCCAAAAACGCATAAACTTAGTCTGAAGGAGAAGGTCGGGTATGGTTTCGGCGATGCCGCCTGTTCCATGTACTGGAAGATCTTCACCATGTACCTGGTCTATTTTTACACCGATATTTTCGGCATCACCGCCGCCGCTGCCGGTACGCTTTTGCTGGTCACCCGCATCTGGGATACGGCCAACGATCCCATCATGGGAGTCATCGCCGACCGGACCAGCACCAAATACGGAAAGTTCCGGCCCTATCTGCTCTGGTTCGCCATACCGTTTGCTGTAATTGGAGTGCTTACCTTTACTACACCCGACTTCGGCTATACCGGCAAACTGGTTTATGCCTACATCACCTACCTGTTTATGATGATGGCCTACACCGTGGTGAATGTCCCTTACGGTGCGCTGCTCGGGGTCATGTCTCCCAACCCGAAAGAACGAACGAAGCTGGGCAGCTACCGCTTTCTGTTTGCCTTTGCTGGCAGCCTTCTGGTACTGGCCATTGTTGAGCCTCTTGCCATCTTCTTCTCGGGGTTGAGCACGGGTGCGGGTGCCGAGGCCTTTGGCTGGCAGATGGCCATGGTTGTAATCGGTGTGCTGTTCGTAATTTTCGTCTATATCTCCTTCTTCACCACAAAAGAGCGGGTACTGCCGCTGAAGTCGCAGCAGACCAACCTGAAGCTGGATCTCAAAGATCTGATCGCCAACAATCAGTGGTGGCTGCTGGTAGGCGCCGGAATTTTTACACTTATTTTCAACGCCGTTCGGGACGGAACCATCATCTACTATTTCCGCTACTATGTGGAAACAGAGGGGGTGATCAACATCGCATGGCTGGATATGGCCTATCCCTTCAGCTCCTTTTTCATGGTAATCGGTCAGGCTGCCAACCTTTTCGGTGTTCTGTTCGCCGTTACGTTTGCCGGATGGATTGGCAAAAGACGTGCCTACATGGCATCCATGGCCATCGCAGCTGTTGCGAGCATATTTTTCTTCTTTCTCGGGAGTAACCAGATCTGGCTTATGTTCGCACTGCAGATCATCATCAGTTTTAACGCCGGTCTGATTCTGCCGCTGTTGATATCCATGTACGCCGACGCCGCCGATTACAACGAGTGGAAGCAGGGCAGAAGGGCGACCGGACTTATCTTCTCCTCCTATACCACCTCGCAGAAGTTTGGATGGACACTCGGATCGGCCATGCTCGGTTACATGCTTGCCGTATTCGGTTACCAGGCAGGAGTGGCGCAGACCGATACCGCCCTCATGGGTATTCGTACCCTGATGAGCTGGATTCCGGCCGCCGGTGCGCTGGTCTCCGCGCTGTTCATCTTTTTCTACAGACTGGACGAAACCCGGATGGCTGAAATCACCACCGAACTTGAAAACCGAAGGGAAGAGAAGGGTGTGGAGCCGTGA